From one Triticum urartu cultivar G1812 chromosome 3, Tu2.1, whole genome shotgun sequence genomic stretch:
- the LOC125543659 gene encoding probable peptide/nitrate transporter At3g43790 isoform X2 — protein sequence MLGRALTSVIWGVVADKYGRKPVLLITLFSVIIFNTLFGLSSSYWMALTTRGLLGLLSGMLGPMKAYASEVCRKEHSHLALSLMSSSRGIGLIVGPAIGGYLAQPADKYPGIFSVNSIFGRFPYFLPCLCISLLAIAAVIACFWLPETLHKHTEDTMLNSSTEAVEEPCSDLNAEQSGSGCLSLFTNWPLMSTITVYCIFSLQDMAYAEVFSLWAVSDRKYGGLSFSSQDVGRVLSISGLLLLIYQILIYPLVANSIDPITLVRAIALLTIPLLSSYPFMPALSGSILQLALNCASFLKNSFSVTTMTVFNILMNDAVSQDLRASANGLSVTLMSIFKTIAPAVAGVIFSWAQRRQTAPFLPGDHLVFFMLNVFTVIGLMLTFRPFYARNGTSNH from the exons ATGCTTGGGAGAGCACTCACCTCTGTAATATGGGGAGTTGTGGCTGATAAGTATGGGAGGAAACCAGTTCTTCTAATTACCCTTTTTTCAGT AATTATCTTCAATACACTCTTTGGACTCAGCTCTAGTTACTGGATGGCATTAACCACAAGAGGTCTGCTTGGGCTGTTGTCTGGTATGCTTGGACCAATGAAG GCTTATGCTTCAGAAGTATGTCGGAAAGAACACAGTCACCTGGCATTATCACTC ATGTCCTCCTCACGTGGCATAGGTCTTATTGTTGGACCAGCCATTGGTGGTTATCTTGCACAG CCTGCAGATAAATATCCAGGCATATTCTCTGTCAACTCCATATTTGGAAG GTTTCCGTACTTTCTCCCTTGTCTTTGTATATCACTCCTTGCCATTGCCGCTGTAATTGCTTGCTTCTGGCTTCCG GAAACTTTGCATAAACACACTGAAGACACAATGTTAAATAGTTCGACTGAAGCTGTTGAAGAACCTTGTTCTGATTTAAATGCTGAACAAAGTGGTAGTGGCTGTCTCAGTTTATTCACAAACTGGCCATTGATGTCCACTATCACTGTATACTGCATTTTCTCTCTCCAGGACATGGCTTATGCAGAG GTATTTTCGCTTTGGGCTGTCAGTGACAGAAAATATGGTGGACTAAGCTTTTCTTCTCAAGATGTGGGTAGGGTCCTTTCAATCTCAG GTCTCTTACTCCTAATATATCAAATTTTGATCTATCCATTGGTTGCAAACTCTATAGACCCCATCACATTAGTCCGTGCAATTGCG CTATTGACAATACCACTTCTTTCGAGCTATCCATTCATGCCTGCATTATCAGGGTCCATTCTTCAGTTGGCACTAAATTGTGCGTCTTTTCTGAAGAACTCTTTCTCA GTAACTACCATGACTGTGTTCAACATTTTAATGAATGATGCTGTG AGTCAGGACCTAAGAGCCTCAGCCAATGGCCTTTCTGTAACACTAATGTCCATCTTTAAAACTATCGCTCCAGCTGTTGCAGGAGTTAT ATTCTCATGGGCTCAGAGGCGTCAAACAGCTCCATTTCTTCCAG GCGACCACTTGGTGTTCTTTATGCTGAATGTGTTCACGGTTATCGGTCTTATGCTCACCTTCAGACCGTTCTATGCTAGAAATGGCACGTCGAATCATTAA
- the LOC125543659 gene encoding probable peptide/nitrate transporter At3g43790 isoform X1, with translation MGDDARGGGGGGATAEPLLKRARYRPNCPGCRVDRRKEEREGLPVTELCCMWLVTICSSLPIQYVFPFLYFMIRDLNIAKEEEDIGFYAGFVGASYMLGRALTSVIWGVVADKYGRKPVLLITLFSVIIFNTLFGLSSSYWMALTTRGLLGLLSGMLGPMKAYASEVCRKEHSHLALSLMSSSRGIGLIVGPAIGGYLAQPADKYPGIFSVNSIFGRFPYFLPCLCISLLAIAAVIACFWLPETLHKHTEDTMLNSSTEAVEEPCSDLNAEQSGSGCLSLFTNWPLMSTITVYCIFSLQDMAYAEVFSLWAVSDRKYGGLSFSSQDVGRVLSISGLLLLIYQILIYPLVANSIDPITLVRAIALLTIPLLSSYPFMPALSGSILQLALNCASFLKNSFSVTTMTVFNILMNDAVSQDLRASANGLSVTLMSIFKTIAPAVAGVIFSWAQRRQTAPFLPGDHLVFFMLNVFTVIGLMLTFRPFYARNGTSNH, from the exons ATGGGCGATGatgcccgcggcggcggcggtggcggggcgacCGCCGAGCCGCTGCTGAAGAGGGCGCGGTACCGCCCCAACTGCCCCGGGTGCAGGGTGGacaggaggaaggaggagagggaggggctCCCCGTCACGGAGCTCTGCTGCATGTGGCTCGTCACCATCTGCTCCT CGTTGCCTATACAGTACGTGTTTCCCTTCTTGTATTTTATG ATAAGAGACCTGAACATTgctaaagaagaagaagatatTGGATTTTATGCTGGTTTTGTTG GTGCTTCATATATGCTTGGGAGAGCACTCACCTCTGTAATATGGGGAGTTGTGGCTGATAAGTATGGGAGGAAACCAGTTCTTCTAATTACCCTTTTTTCAGT AATTATCTTCAATACACTCTTTGGACTCAGCTCTAGTTACTGGATGGCATTAACCACAAGAGGTCTGCTTGGGCTGTTGTCTGGTATGCTTGGACCAATGAAG GCTTATGCTTCAGAAGTATGTCGGAAAGAACACAGTCACCTGGCATTATCACTC ATGTCCTCCTCACGTGGCATAGGTCTTATTGTTGGACCAGCCATTGGTGGTTATCTTGCACAG CCTGCAGATAAATATCCAGGCATATTCTCTGTCAACTCCATATTTGGAAG GTTTCCGTACTTTCTCCCTTGTCTTTGTATATCACTCCTTGCCATTGCCGCTGTAATTGCTTGCTTCTGGCTTCCG GAAACTTTGCATAAACACACTGAAGACACAATGTTAAATAGTTCGACTGAAGCTGTTGAAGAACCTTGTTCTGATTTAAATGCTGAACAAAGTGGTAGTGGCTGTCTCAGTTTATTCACAAACTGGCCATTGATGTCCACTATCACTGTATACTGCATTTTCTCTCTCCAGGACATGGCTTATGCAGAG GTATTTTCGCTTTGGGCTGTCAGTGACAGAAAATATGGTGGACTAAGCTTTTCTTCTCAAGATGTGGGTAGGGTCCTTTCAATCTCAG GTCTCTTACTCCTAATATATCAAATTTTGATCTATCCATTGGTTGCAAACTCTATAGACCCCATCACATTAGTCCGTGCAATTGCG CTATTGACAATACCACTTCTTTCGAGCTATCCATTCATGCCTGCATTATCAGGGTCCATTCTTCAGTTGGCACTAAATTGTGCGTCTTTTCTGAAGAACTCTTTCTCA GTAACTACCATGACTGTGTTCAACATTTTAATGAATGATGCTGTG AGTCAGGACCTAAGAGCCTCAGCCAATGGCCTTTCTGTAACACTAATGTCCATCTTTAAAACTATCGCTCCAGCTGTTGCAGGAGTTAT ATTCTCATGGGCTCAGAGGCGTCAAACAGCTCCATTTCTTCCAG GCGACCACTTGGTGTTCTTTATGCTGAATGTGTTCACGGTTATCGGTCTTATGCTCACCTTCAGACCGTTCTATGCTAGAAATGGCACGTCGAATCATTAA